TTTGTTGAGCTTAATTAGAAATTATTCTCTAAAAATTGCCGACTTTACACTTTTGAACTCTTAACTTTAATTCCTCCCTTTATTGAATAATTTTCTAGCATTTTTTCTACCTCTTTATTTTCCCTAACAGCACTATCAACGGGTTTATATTTTAGAGGCGCTAAGGCTTTCCCTCTTAAAATGGAACCAAGTGTAAGCATCGTAATTTTAAGTTGCTGTAATGGTTTCATAGAGACAACTCTTTTGTATAAGTAACTATCAAAAGTAAGTCTTTGAACATCCATGTCATCACACATCTCAACAAAGGCTTCTCTAGCGGAATCATTTCTGTAGAAAATATTTTGAAGGATTTCTAACACCTTATAAGTTGTGCCATATTTTTTATCCCATTTTTTAAGATAGTTTTTTAAATCTTTTTCTGATGGAATTACTTGCCCATTTTTTGATGCTTCAACAATTTCTTCAGCACACATTCTTCCGCTTTTTGCAGCAAAATAAATACCCTCTCCAGAACTTTTTGTAACATAACCAGCTGCATCACCAACCAATGCCATTCTCCCAACTACCCTTCTTGGCCTTGGATGCTCTGGAATAGGGTGAGCTTCTACCTTTATTACTTCACCATTAACAAGTCTTTTCTTTGCCCTATTTCTTACACCCTCTTGAAGTCCTTTAATTAATGACTGATTCTTTTGCATGGTTCCTGTGCCCACAGCAACATGATCATATTTAGGAAATACCCACCCATAAAAATCAGGAGAAACATCAGTTCCAACATACATTTCAGCAAGATCTTCGTAGTAACTCATTTCTTCTTTAGGCAATTTAATTCTTTCCTGAAATGCTATAGCAACTTTGTAATCACCTGCATCCATGGCTTTTGCGACTCTGCTATTGGCTCCATCAGCTCCGATCAAAAGGTCAACAGTAAGCTCTTTTAGTTCCCCTTTTTTATCTCCATTCGTAAAATCTGAGTAGGAAAGCTTATATGGCCCTTGATTATTATCGCCAGTATCAATAGAAGTAACTAATCCATTTATTAATGTAGCACCAAGATCTGATGCTCTGTTGCGCATAAAGGCATCCATCACTTCTCTTCTACACATTCCAATAAACTCATTATCACTTTTCCCATAAACTCTATCTAAACTTATATCTACTTCTCTATTTGATGGAGATATCATTCTCATATGCCTTACTTTTCTATCAATAATTGACTCAGGTAAATCAAATTCTTCGACCATGCAAAGTGGAATTGCTCCACCACATGGTTTCGCATTATCTAATTTTCTCTCGAAGAGCCAAGTTTTTATTCCAGCTTTAGCAAGTATTTCTGCCGCACATGAACCACTTGGACCTCCACCAATAACAGCTACCCTCAACATATGAAAAAAAAATAATACTGTATATAAAAACTACATCTTTTTTGCTTATAAAAGTGCATTTCTTAAAATAATAGTTAATATCGAAATATCTTTTCCAAATTCACTTATAAATATTGGAACTAAACAAAGATATCGATCAATTTGATTTACCACTTGCCAAAAGAACTTACCTAAATAATCCAAATTCAACATTATTAAAAAAACTATTATTATTTTCTCCATTTCTTTTTCTTATCTTTTCTGGCGCTGCATTGCGATTAATTAAAAATATAGAAATAGGATCTCTTGATAATCTCAATTCTCAGGCTCAGATAAATCACGACCATAGAATTTTAGGTCATTTACCCTATGCGGAAATTTCTAAGGA
This window of the Prochlorococcus marinus XMU1410 genome carries:
- the chlP gene encoding geranylgeranyl reductase, whose product is MLRVAVIGGGPSGSCAAEILAKAGIKTWLFERKLDNAKPCGGAIPLCMVEEFDLPESIIDRKVRHMRMISPSNREVDISLDRVYGKSDNEFIGMCRREVMDAFMRNRASDLGATLINGLVTSIDTGDNNQGPYKLSYSDFTNGDKKGELKELTVDLLIGADGANSRVAKAMDAGDYKVAIAFQERIKLPKEEMSYYEDLAEMYVGTDVSPDFYGWVFPKYDHVAVGTGTMQKNQSLIKGLQEGVRNRAKKRLVNGEVIKVEAHPIPEHPRPRRVVGRMALVGDAAGYVTKSSGEGIYFAAKSGRMCAEEIVEASKNGQVIPSEKDLKNYLKKWDKKYGTTYKVLEILQNIFYRNDSAREAFVEMCDDMDVQRLTFDSYLYKRVVSMKPLQQLKITMLTLGSILRGKALAPLKYKPVDSAVRENKEVEKMLENYSIKGGIKVKSSKV